Proteins from a single region of Lelliottia sp. JS-SCA-14:
- a CDS encoding sugar porter family MFS transporter: MFRQEMMTSINDSTLMPRALRDTRRMNLFVSVSAAVAGLLFGLDIGVIAGALPFITDHFTLSSRLQEWVVSSMMLGAALGALFNGWLSFRLGRKYSLMVGAVLFVAGSLGSAFATGVEALLLSRVLLGVAVGIASYTAPLYLSEMASENVRGKMISMYQLMVTLGIVLAFLSDTYFSYSGNWRAMLGVLALPAVLLMVLVIFLPNSPRWLAQKGRHVEAEEVLRMLRDTSEKAREELNEIRESLKLKQGGWSLFKANRNVRRAVFLGMLLQAMQQFTGMNIIMYYAPRIFKMAGFTTTEQQMIATLVVGLTFMFATFIAVFTVDKAGRKPALKIGFSVMALGTLILGYCLMQFDNGTASSSLSWLSVGMTMMCIAGYAMSAAPVVWILCSEIQPLKCRDFGITCSTTTNWVSNMIIGATFLTLLDSIGAAGTFWLYTVLNVAFIGITFWLIPETKNVTLEHIERRLMAGEKLRNIGV; encoded by the coding sequence CTGTTCAGGCAGGAAATGATGACCTCAATTAATGACTCGACCTTAATGCCCCGCGCCCTGCGCGATACCCGCAGAATGAATCTGTTTGTTTCCGTTTCGGCGGCGGTGGCCGGTTTGCTGTTTGGCCTGGATATCGGCGTGATCGCCGGTGCGCTGCCGTTTATTACCGACCACTTTACCCTCAGCAGCCGTCTGCAGGAGTGGGTGGTAAGCAGCATGATGCTCGGGGCGGCGCTGGGTGCGCTGTTCAACGGCTGGCTCTCGTTCCGGCTCGGGCGCAAGTACAGCCTGATGGTCGGCGCAGTGCTGTTTGTCGCCGGTTCGCTCGGTTCCGCGTTTGCGACGGGCGTCGAGGCTTTGCTGCTCTCCCGCGTGCTGTTGGGTGTGGCGGTGGGGATTGCATCCTACACCGCGCCGCTCTATCTCTCTGAAATGGCGAGCGAAAACGTACGCGGGAAAATGATCAGCATGTATCAGCTGATGGTGACGCTGGGGATCGTGCTGGCGTTCCTGTCGGACACGTATTTCAGCTACAGCGGCAACTGGCGGGCGATGCTCGGCGTGCTGGCCCTGCCTGCCGTGTTGCTGATGGTATTGGTGATTTTTCTGCCGAACAGCCCGCGCTGGCTGGCGCAAAAAGGGCGTCACGTTGAGGCGGAAGAGGTGCTGCGCATGCTGCGAGACACCTCGGAAAAAGCGCGCGAAGAGCTGAATGAAATCCGCGAAAGCCTGAAGCTGAAGCAGGGCGGCTGGTCGCTGTTTAAAGCCAACCGCAACGTGCGCCGGGCGGTGTTCCTTGGGATGTTGCTGCAGGCGATGCAGCAGTTCACCGGGATGAACATCATCATGTATTACGCCCCGCGGATCTTCAAAATGGCCGGGTTTACCACCACCGAACAGCAGATGATCGCCACGCTGGTGGTGGGCTTGACCTTTATGTTCGCCACCTTTATCGCGGTGTTTACCGTCGATAAAGCGGGGCGCAAACCGGCGCTGAAAATCGGCTTTAGCGTGATGGCGCTCGGGACGCTGATCCTCGGGTACTGCCTGATGCAGTTCGATAACGGCACGGCGTCCAGCAGTCTTTCGTGGCTTTCCGTCGGGATGACGATGATGTGTATTGCGGGATATGCGATGAGTGCCGCACCGGTGGTGTGGATCCTGTGCTCGGAGATCCAGCCCCTGAAATGCCGCGACTTTGGTATCACCTGTTCCACCACCACCAACTGGGTGTCGAACATGATTATCGGCGCGACCTTCCTGACGCTACTCGACTCCATCGGGGCTGCGGGAACATTTTGGCTCTATACGGTGCTGAATGTGGCGTTTATCGGCATCACGTTCTGGCTGATTCCTGAAACCAAAAACGTCACTCTGGAACATATTGAACGCAGGCTGATGGCGGGGGAGAAGTTAAGAAACATTGGTGTGTAA
- the kduD gene encoding 2-dehydro-3-deoxy-D-gluconate 5-dehydrogenase KduD, whose translation MILDAFSLQGKVAVVTGCDTGLGQGMALGLAEAGCDIVGINIVEPTETIERVTALGRRFLSLTADLRKIDVIPELLDRAVAEFGHIDVLVNNAGLIRREDAINFSERDWDDVMNLNIKSVFFMSQAAAKHFIAQGKGGKIINIASMLSFQGGIRVPSYTASKSAVMGVTRLLANEWAKHNINVNAIAPGYMATNNTQQLRADEARSAEILDRIPAGRWGLPSDLMGPIVFLASPASDYINGYTVAVDGGWLAR comes from the coding sequence ATGATTCTGGATGCATTTTCTCTGCAGGGTAAAGTAGCGGTCGTGACCGGGTGTGACACCGGTCTGGGCCAGGGTATGGCGCTGGGTCTGGCGGAAGCGGGCTGCGACATCGTGGGGATCAACATTGTTGAACCTACTGAAACTATCGAGCGCGTTACCGCGCTGGGCCGTCGCTTCCTGAGCCTGACGGCTGACCTGCGTAAAATCGACGTGATCCCTGAGCTGCTGGACCGCGCGGTGGCTGAATTTGGTCATATCGATGTGCTGGTGAACAACGCCGGTCTGATTCGTCGTGAAGACGCGATCAACTTCAGCGAGCGCGACTGGGATGACGTCATGAACCTGAACATTAAGAGCGTGTTCTTCATGTCTCAGGCAGCGGCGAAGCACTTTATCGCCCAGGGTAAGGGCGGCAAGATCATCAATATCGCCTCGATGCTCTCCTTCCAGGGCGGCATCCGGGTTCCGTCTTACACCGCCTCTAAAAGTGCGGTGATGGGTGTGACCCGTCTGCTGGCGAACGAGTGGGCGAAGCACAACATCAACGTCAACGCGATTGCGCCGGGCTACATGGCGACCAACAACACCCAGCAGCTGCGTGCGGACGAAGCGCGTAGCGCGGAAATTCTGGATCGCATCCCGGCGGGCCGCTGGGGCTTGCCGAGCGATCTGATGGGGCCGATTGTGTTCCTGGCATCGCCTGCATCTGACTACATCAACGGCTACACCGTTGCGGTCGACGGCGGCTGGCTGGCGCGTTAA
- a CDS encoding oligogalacturonate lyase family protein, whose protein sequence is MKGKIIPLNFRTRLDSQTGHEVIRMTPPHIICHRNYFYQKCFTQDGSKLIFGGAFEGHWNYYLLDIARQQATQLTDGAGDNTFGGFLSADDQSLWYVKNSRELRRVCLESFEEQIVYDVDEEWVAYGTWVANSDCTKLVGIEIKKRDWQPLTDWSKFRAFYFTQPECRLINIDLRTGEQQVILQEKRWLGHPIYRPFDDSTVAFCHEGPRDAIDARMWLINPDGSNLRKVRQHAAGESFTHEFWVPDGSALYYVAHKENDPQRYLCSADPLTLENRQLMAIPPCSHLMSNHDGSLIVGDGAPHNTGDISLNDPFIWVFDINAGTQKAICQHNTSWKVLDGDRQVTHPHPSFSPDNQWVLYTSDEEGMPALYLSRV, encoded by the coding sequence ATGAAAGGCAAAATCATCCCGCTGAATTTTCGCACGCGCCTGGACAGTCAAACGGGGCACGAAGTGATACGGATGACGCCCCCGCACATCATTTGTCATCGCAACTACTTCTACCAAAAGTGCTTTACTCAGGACGGCAGCAAGCTAATTTTTGGCGGCGCGTTCGAGGGGCACTGGAATTACTACCTGCTGGATATCGCCAGACAGCAAGCCACCCAGCTCACCGACGGGGCGGGCGATAACACCTTTGGCGGATTTTTATCGGCTGACGACCAGTCTCTGTGGTACGTGAAAAACAGCCGCGAACTGCGGCGCGTCTGCCTCGAGAGCTTCGAAGAGCAGATTGTGTATGACGTGGATGAAGAGTGGGTGGCATACGGCACCTGGGTCGCCAATTCCGACTGCACAAAACTGGTTGGGATCGAAATCAAAAAGCGCGACTGGCAGCCCCTGACCGACTGGAGCAAATTCCGCGCGTTTTACTTCACTCAGCCTGAGTGCCGCCTGATCAATATCGATCTGCGCACCGGTGAGCAGCAGGTGATTTTGCAGGAGAAACGCTGGCTCGGGCACCCGATCTACCGTCCGTTTGACGACAGCACCGTGGCGTTTTGCCACGAAGGGCCGCGCGATGCGATCGACGCCCGCATGTGGCTCATCAACCCCGATGGCAGCAACCTGCGTAAGGTGCGCCAGCACGCGGCGGGTGAAAGTTTTACCCATGAGTTTTGGGTGCCGGATGGTTCGGCGCTCTATTACGTCGCGCATAAAGAGAACGATCCGCAGCGCTATCTTTGCAGCGCCGATCCGCTGACGCTGGAAAATCGGCAGCTGATGGCGATCCCGCCCTGTTCGCATCTGATGAGCAACCACGACGGCTCGCTGATCGTCGGCGACGGCGCACCGCATAACACGGGCGATATCAGTCTGAACGACCCGTTTATCTGGGTATTTGATATTAACGCCGGAACGCAAAAGGCGATTTGCCAGCACAACACCAGCTGGAAAGTGCTCGACGGCGACCGTCAGGTGACGCATCCGCACCCGTCGTTTTCGCCGGACAATCAGTGGGTGTTGTATACGTCGGATGAGGAAGGGATGCCGGCGCTTTATCTGTCGCGGGTGTAA
- a CDS encoding carbohydrate ABC transporter permease: MNENKMLGLAWISPYIIGLIIFTAFPFVSSFFLSFTDYDLMSPPVFNGIENYRYMFTEDTLFWKSMGVTFAYVFLTIPLKLAFALGIAFVLNFKLRGIGFFRTAYYIPSILGSSVAIAVLWRALFAIDGLLNSFIGVFGLDPVNWLGEPSLALMSVTLLRVWQFGSAMVIFLAALQNVPQSQYEAAMIDGASKWQMFMKVTVPLITPVIFFNFIMQTTQAFQEFTGPYVITGGGPTYSTYLFSLYIYDTAFKYFDMGYGAALAWVLFLVVAVFAAIAFKSSKYWVFYSADKGGKNG; the protein is encoded by the coding sequence ATGAATGAAAACAAAATGCTGGGGCTAGCGTGGATATCACCCTACATTATCGGGTTGATAATCTTTACCGCGTTTCCCTTTGTCTCATCGTTCTTTCTCAGTTTTACGGATTACGATCTGATGAGCCCGCCGGTTTTTAACGGCATTGAGAATTACCGCTACATGTTTACAGAAGATACGCTCTTCTGGAAATCCATGGGCGTGACCTTTGCGTATGTATTTTTGACCATCCCGCTTAAGCTTGCCTTTGCGCTTGGGATTGCATTTGTCCTGAACTTCAAATTACGCGGCATAGGATTCTTCCGAACCGCCTATTATATTCCGTCCATTCTCGGCAGCTCCGTCGCCATTGCTGTTTTGTGGCGTGCGCTGTTTGCAATTGATGGCCTGCTGAACAGCTTTATCGGCGTATTTGGCCTCGACCCGGTGAACTGGCTCGGCGAGCCTTCTCTGGCGCTGATGTCCGTGACCTTACTGCGCGTCTGGCAGTTCGGTTCTGCGATGGTCATCTTCCTGGCCGCCCTGCAAAACGTGCCGCAGTCTCAGTATGAAGCGGCAATGATCGACGGTGCGTCTAAATGGCAGATGTTCATGAAAGTGACCGTGCCGCTGATTACGCCGGTGATCTTCTTCAACTTCATCATGCAGACCACCCAGGCGTTCCAGGAATTTACCGGACCGTACGTGATAACGGGCGGTGGACCAACCTACTCGACCTATCTGTTCTCACTCTACATCTACGACACCGCCTTCAAATACTTTGATATGGGCTACGGCGCGGCACTGGCCTGGGTTCTGTTCCTGGTCGTCGCGGTCTTCGCCGCTATCGCCTTTAAGTCTTCGAAATACTGGGTGTTCTACTCCGCCGATAAGGGAGGCAAAAATGGCTGA
- a CDS encoding ABC transporter ATP-binding protein → MAEVIFNKLEKVYSNGFKAVHAIDLKIAEGEFMVIVGPSGCAKSTTLRMLAGLETISGGEVRIGEKIVNNLAPKERGIAMVFQNYALYPHMTVRENLAFGLKLSKMPKDQIESQVNEAAKILELEELLDRLPRQLSGGQAQRVAVGRAIVKKPDVFLFDEPLSNLDAKLRASMRIRISDLHKQLKKSGKPATTVYVTHDQTEAMTMGDRICVMKLGHIMQVDTPDNLYHKPKNMFVAGFIGAPEMNIRATRLVDQQGRLALSIGSETMPLSETLHDKVVSHQAQDTFYGIRPEFVSVSDEPFAEGGCSGELVRVENMGHEFFVYLKVSDYELTARIPSDDAKPMIDKGLHRQVYFKFDMNKCHIFDAKTELNISI, encoded by the coding sequence ATGGCTGAAGTTATTTTCAACAAACTGGAAAAGGTCTACTCCAACGGCTTCAAAGCGGTACATGCTATCGACCTGAAAATCGCTGAGGGGGAATTCATGGTGATCGTCGGGCCATCCGGCTGCGCCAAATCCACCACCCTGCGTATGCTGGCGGGTCTGGAAACCATCAGCGGCGGCGAAGTGCGCATCGGCGAGAAGATCGTCAACAACCTCGCGCCAAAAGAGCGCGGAATTGCGATGGTGTTCCAGAACTACGCGCTCTATCCGCACATGACCGTACGCGAAAACCTGGCCTTCGGTCTGAAGCTGAGCAAAATGCCGAAAGATCAGATTGAGTCCCAGGTGAACGAAGCGGCGAAAATCCTCGAACTGGAAGAGCTGCTGGATCGTCTGCCGCGTCAGCTCTCTGGCGGTCAGGCACAGCGCGTGGCCGTGGGCCGTGCGATTGTGAAAAAGCCGGACGTGTTCCTGTTCGATGAACCGCTCTCTAACCTCGACGCCAAGCTGCGCGCCTCGATGCGCATCCGTATCTCTGACCTGCACAAGCAGCTGAAGAAATCCGGCAAACCGGCGACCACCGTCTACGTGACGCACGATCAGACGGAAGCGATGACAATGGGCGACCGCATCTGCGTGATGAAGCTCGGCCACATCATGCAGGTGGACACCCCGGACAACCTCTACCACAAGCCGAAAAACATGTTCGTGGCGGGCTTTATCGGCGCGCCTGAGATGAACATCCGAGCCACCCGTCTGGTCGATCAGCAGGGCCGTCTGGCGCTGAGCATCGGCAGCGAAACCATGCCGTTAAGCGAAACCCTGCACGACAAAGTGGTCAGCCATCAGGCCCAGGACACTTTCTACGGCATTCGCCCGGAATTCGTCTCGGTCTCTGACGAGCCGTTCGCCGAAGGCGGCTGCAGCGGTGAGCTGGTGCGTGTGGAGAACATGGGTCACGAGTTCTTCGTCTACCTGAAAGTGTCCGATTACGAACTGACCGCCCGAATTCCTTCCGATGACGCTAAACCGATGATTGATAAAGGCCTTCATCGTCAGGTGTATTTCAAGTTTGATATGAATAAGTGCCACATTTTTGATGCAAAAACTGAACTGAACATCTCAATCTAA
- the kduI gene encoding 5-dehydro-4-deoxy-D-glucuronate isomerase: protein MDVRQSIHSAHAKTLDTQGLRDEFLVEKVFVADEYTMVYSHIDRIIVGGIMPASKTVSVGGEVGKQLGVSYFLERRELGVINIGGPGTITVDGKCFEIGHRDALYVGKGAQEVVFASIDSSKPAKFYYNCAPAHTAYPTKKVTPADVAPVTLGDNLTSNRRTINKYFVPDVLETCQLSMGLTELDPGNLWNTMPCHTHERRMEVYFYFNMDEDACVFHMMGQPQETRHIVMQNEQAVISPSWSIHSGVGTKAYTFIWGMVGENQVFDDMDHVAVKDLR from the coding sequence GTGGACGTCAGACAAAGCATCCACAGCGCGCACGCTAAGACGCTGGATACTCAGGGGCTGCGCGATGAGTTTTTAGTTGAGAAGGTGTTTGTTGCTGATGAGTACACCATGGTGTACAGCCACATCGACCGCATCATCGTCGGCGGCATTATGCCAGCCAGCAAAACCGTCTCTGTGGGCGGCGAAGTGGGTAAACAGCTGGGCGTGAGCTATTTCCTCGAGCGCCGCGAGCTGGGTGTGATCAACATCGGCGGGCCGGGCACTATCACCGTTGACGGCAAGTGCTTTGAAATTGGCCATCGTGATGCCCTGTATGTCGGCAAAGGCGCGCAGGAAGTGGTGTTCGCGAGCATCGATAGCAGCAAACCGGCGAAGTTCTACTACAATTGCGCTCCGGCTCACACGGCCTACCCGACCAAAAAAGTGACGCCAGCGGACGTCGCGCCGGTCACCCTCGGCGACAACCTCACCAGCAACCGCCGCACCATCAACAAATACTTCGTTCCCGATGTGCTGGAAACCTGCCAGCTCAGCATGGGCCTGACCGAACTCGACCCAGGCAATCTGTGGAACACCATGCCGTGCCATACCCATGAGCGCCGCATGGAAGTGTACTTCTATTTCAACATGGACGAAGACGCCTGCGTGTTCCACATGATGGGGCAGCCGCAAGAGACGCGCCATATCGTGATGCAAAACGAGCAGGCGGTGATTTCGCCGAGCTGGTCCATTCACTCCGGTGTTGGCACCAAAGCCTATACCTTCATCTGGGGTATGGTCGGTGAAAACCAGGTCTTCGATGACATGGACCACGTCGCTGTTAAGGATCTGCGCTAG
- the wzz(fepE) gene encoding LPS O-antigen length regulator Wzz(fepE), with protein MDIKKSTELHFASYPPPVVAQKEIDLLGLFDILFAARKRIIAVVFAFAMVGLIASFLMPQKWTSKAVVTAAEQTQWSEVQRMLVALQVLDVDISVKRSDIFNLFIKKFQSQSLLEEYLKSSPFVMAQLKDADIDPQDLHRAAVNIAERMTAIDNAAGKNAEKAPYTSWTLSFSAPTAEDAQIVLKGYIDYISAIVEQETMLNVRNALALKTQMEKERLELDRVRLTTIHNTNVQRLNYSLEVANAAGIKKPVYSNGQAVKDDPDYSVALGADGIAQKLQIEKSLKDVAELNADFQNREYHLAQLEKLSINDVNFEPFKYQLSPSIPVKKDGPGKSLIVILAALVGGILACGSILVREAMLARSPMPEPELATN; from the coding sequence ATGGATATCAAAAAAAGCACGGAGCTGCATTTTGCCAGTTATCCTCCCCCGGTCGTTGCCCAGAAAGAAATTGACCTGCTGGGTCTGTTCGACATCTTATTTGCCGCCAGAAAGCGGATTATCGCCGTAGTTTTTGCCTTCGCTATGGTGGGTCTCATCGCATCCTTCCTGATGCCGCAAAAGTGGACCAGTAAAGCGGTGGTCACGGCCGCAGAACAAACACAGTGGAGTGAAGTGCAGAGAATGCTCGTCGCGCTGCAGGTGCTGGACGTGGATATCAGCGTGAAGCGCTCGGACATCTTTAACCTGTTTATCAAAAAGTTTCAGTCCCAGTCGCTGCTGGAAGAGTATCTCAAGAGCTCACCGTTCGTGATGGCGCAGCTGAAAGACGCCGACATCGATCCGCAGGACTTACACCGCGCGGCGGTCAATATTGCTGAGCGTATGACCGCTATCGACAACGCGGCGGGCAAAAATGCCGAGAAAGCGCCGTACACCTCCTGGACATTGAGCTTTAGCGCCCCGACGGCAGAAGATGCTCAGATTGTGCTGAAAGGGTATATCGACTACATCTCCGCCATCGTTGAGCAAGAGACGATGCTCAACGTGCGAAACGCCCTGGCGCTGAAAACGCAGATGGAAAAAGAGCGTCTGGAGCTGGATCGGGTTCGCCTGACGACGATCCATAACACCAACGTTCAGCGTCTCAACTATTCGCTGGAAGTGGCGAACGCCGCCGGAATCAAAAAGCCGGTCTACAGCAACGGTCAGGCGGTTAAAGACGATCCGGATTACTCCGTTGCGCTGGGCGCAGACGGTATCGCGCAGAAGCTGCAGATTGAGAAATCCCTGAAAGATGTGGCCGAGCTGAATGCCGATTTCCAGAACCGCGAATATCACCTGGCGCAGCTCGAAAAGCTCTCCATCAACGATGTGAATTTCGAACCGTTCAAGTATCAGCTTTCGCCGTCGATACCGGTGAAGAAAGACGGTCCGGGTAAATCCCTGATTGTCATTCTGGCCGCTCTGGTCGGCGGGATCCTCGCCTGCGGGAGCATCCTGGTGCGTGAAGCCATGCTTGCGCGCTCACCGATGCCAGAGCCTGAGCTGGCGACGAATTAA
- a CDS encoding cupin domain-containing protein, with protein MFIFHKETRLEDLGNGVTRRILAHDGKMMAVEVNFEQGAIGPMHNHPHEQLTYVLSGEFEFTIGDEKHVVTAGDTLYKEPHMMHGCVCLKPGTLLDTFTPVREDFLQ; from the coding sequence ATGTTTATTTTCCACAAAGAGACACGGCTTGAGGATCTGGGCAATGGCGTGACGCGTCGTATTCTGGCGCATGACGGCAAAATGATGGCGGTGGAGGTCAATTTTGAACAGGGCGCGATCGGCCCGATGCACAACCATCCGCACGAACAGCTGACCTACGTGCTGTCCGGCGAATTTGAATTCACCATTGGCGATGAGAAGCACGTGGTGACGGCGGGCGATACCCTTTATAAAGAACCGCACATGATGCACGGCTGCGTGTGCCTGAAACCCGGCACGCTGCTGGATACCTTCACGCCGGTGCGCGAAGATTTTCTGCAATAA
- a CDS encoding ABC transporter substrate-binding protein, whose protein sequence is MKKVLLSAAISATLGLTALPTMAQDVDLRMSWWGGNGRHQVTLKALEEFHKQNPDITVKAEYTGWDGHLSRLTTQIAGGTEPDVMQTNWNWLPIFSKTGDGFYDLNKMKDVIDLSQFDPKELQSTTVDGKLNGIPISVTARVFYFNDETWKKAGVEYPKTWDELKAAGKAFESKLGKQYYPVVLEHQDTLALLNSYMIQKYNIPAVDEKAKKFSYSKEQWVEFFQTYKDLVDSHVMPDTKYYASFGKSNMYEMKPWIQGEWGGTYMWNSTINKYSDNLKPPAKLELGNYPMLPGATDAGLFFKPAQMLSIGKSSKNPEAAAKVINFLLNSKEGVDTLGLERGVPLSKVAVKYLTEDGTIKENDPAVAGLRLAQSLPAKLSVSPYFDDPQIVAQFGTSLQYIDYGQKSVEETATDFQRQAERILKRAMR, encoded by the coding sequence ATGAAAAAAGTGCTTTTAAGCGCAGCAATCTCCGCTACCCTGGGTCTTACTGCCCTGCCAACGATGGCGCAAGATGTTGATTTACGTATGTCCTGGTGGGGCGGCAACGGTCGCCATCAGGTCACCCTGAAAGCGTTAGAAGAGTTCCACAAACAAAATCCGGACATCACCGTCAAAGCCGAATACACCGGCTGGGACGGCCACCTGTCGCGTCTGACCACCCAGATTGCGGGCGGCACTGAGCCTGACGTGATGCAGACCAACTGGAACTGGCTGCCGATCTTCTCGAAAACCGGCGACGGCTTCTACGATCTGAACAAAATGAAGGACGTGATCGACCTGTCTCAGTTCGATCCGAAAGAGCTGCAGTCCACCACCGTTGACGGCAAGCTGAACGGTATTCCGATCTCCGTCACCGCACGCGTGTTCTATTTTAACGATGAGACCTGGAAAAAAGCGGGCGTTGAGTACCCGAAAACCTGGGACGAACTGAAAGCGGCGGGTAAAGCTTTTGAGAGCAAGCTGGGTAAACAGTATTACCCGGTGGTTCTGGAACATCAGGACACCCTGGCGCTGCTGAATTCCTACATGATTCAGAAATACAACATCCCGGCGGTGGATGAAAAAGCCAAGAAATTCTCCTACAGCAAAGAGCAGTGGGTGGAATTCTTCCAGACTTACAAAGATCTGGTGGATAGCCACGTGATGCCTGATACCAAGTACTATGCGTCATTCGGCAAGAGCAACATGTACGAAATGAAGCCGTGGATCCAGGGCGAATGGGGCGGCACCTACATGTGGAACTCCACCATCAACAAATACTCCGACAACCTGAAGCCACCGGCAAAACTGGAGCTGGGTAACTACCCAATGCTGCCAGGCGCAACGGATGCGGGCCTGTTCTTCAAACCGGCACAGATGCTCTCCATCGGTAAGTCGAGCAAAAACCCGGAAGCGGCGGCGAAAGTCATTAACTTCCTGCTGAACAGCAAAGAGGGCGTGGATACGCTAGGTCTGGAGCGCGGCGTGCCGCTGAGCAAAGTGGCGGTGAAATACCTGACGGAAGACGGCACCATCAAAGAGAACGATCCGGCGGTCGCGGGCCTGCGTCTGGCGCAGTCTCTGCCAGCCAAACTCTCCGTGTCACCATACTTTGACGATCCGCAGATCGTGGCACAGTTCGGCACCTCTCTGCAGTACATCGACTACGGCCAGAAATCCGTTGAAGAGACCGCAACCGACTTCCAGCGTCAGGCGGAACGCATCCTGAAACGCGCGATGCGCTAA
- a CDS encoding aspartate/glutamate racemase — protein MKTIGLLGGMSWESTIPYYRLINEGMKQRLGGLHSASLLLHSVDFHEIEACQASGEWEKAGEILAQAALGLERAGAEGILLCTNTMHKVASQIEESCSLPFLHIADATGRAIAASGMKRVALLGTRYTMEQDFYRGRLESQFGIESLVPDEADRARINQIIFEELCLGTFSDASRHYYLGVIDKLAKQGAQGVIFGCTEIGLLVPADESALPVFDTTAIHAVDAVEFMLS, from the coding sequence ATGAAAACGATCGGTCTGCTGGGCGGAATGAGCTGGGAATCGACCATCCCTTATTACCGCCTGATTAACGAAGGTATGAAACAGCGTCTCGGCGGCCTGCATTCCGCGAGCCTTTTACTGCACAGCGTCGATTTCCACGAGATTGAAGCCTGTCAGGCGAGCGGGGAATGGGAAAAAGCGGGTGAGATTCTGGCGCAGGCGGCGCTGGGCCTGGAGCGCGCGGGGGCGGAAGGCATTTTGCTCTGTACCAACACCATGCACAAAGTGGCGTCACAGATTGAGGAGAGTTGCTCGCTGCCGTTCCTGCACATCGCCGATGCCACCGGCCGCGCCATTGCCGCCAGCGGGATGAAACGCGTCGCGCTGCTGGGCACGCGCTACACCATGGAGCAGGATTTCTATCGCGGGCGGCTGGAATCACAGTTCGGCATTGAAAGCCTGGTCCCGGATGAAGCCGACCGGGCGCGCATCAACCAGATCATCTTTGAGGAGCTGTGCCTCGGGACGTTCAGCGACGCTTCGCGCCACTACTATCTCGGCGTGATTGATAAACTGGCGAAGCAGGGCGCACAAGGGGTGATCTTCGGCTGCACGGAGATTGGCCTGCTGGTGCCGGCCGATGAAAGCGCGCTCCCGGTGTTTGATACCACGGCGATCCATGCCGTCGATGCGGTCGAATTTATGCTCTCGTGA
- a CDS encoding carbohydrate ABC transporter permease — protein MADIQELSTARSIAEREVARTLRKEKINASIRYVILLFVGLLMLYPLVWMFSASFKPNHEIFTTLSLWPAHATWDGFVNGWKTGTEYNFGHYMLNTFKYVIPKVILTIISSTIVAYGFARFEIPWKKFWFATLITTMLLPSTVLLIPQYLMFREMGMLNSYMPLYLPLAFATQGFFVFMLIQFLRGVPRDMEEAAQIDGCNSIQVLWYVVVPILKPAIISVALFQFMWSMNDFIGPLIYVYSVDKYPIALALKMSIDVTEGAPWNEILAMASISILPSIIVFFLAQRYFVQGVTSSGIKG, from the coding sequence ATGGCTGATATTCAGGAACTCTCCACGGCGAGAAGCATCGCGGAACGCGAAGTGGCTCGCACGCTGCGCAAAGAGAAGATCAACGCCAGCATTCGCTACGTGATCCTGCTGTTTGTCGGCCTGCTGATGCTCTATCCGCTGGTGTGGATGTTCTCGGCGTCGTTCAAACCGAACCACGAGATCTTCACCACCCTGAGCCTGTGGCCCGCCCACGCCACCTGGGACGGCTTCGTCAACGGCTGGAAAACCGGTACCGAATACAACTTTGGTCATTACATGCTGAACACCTTTAAGTATGTGATCCCGAAAGTGATTCTGACCATTATCTCCTCCACCATCGTGGCGTACGGCTTTGCCCGCTTCGAGATCCCGTGGAAGAAATTCTGGTTCGCCACGCTCATCACCACCATGCTGCTGCCGAGCACGGTCCTGCTGATCCCGCAGTACCTGATGTTCCGCGAAATGGGCATGCTGAACAGCTATATGCCGCTGTACCTGCCGCTGGCATTTGCCACTCAGGGGTTCTTCGTCTTCATGCTGATTCAGTTCCTGCGCGGGGTGCCGCGTGACATGGAAGAGGCGGCGCAGATCGACGGCTGTAACTCCATTCAGGTGCTCTGGTACGTGGTAGTACCGATTCTGAAACCGGCCATTATCTCCGTCGCCCTGTTCCAGTTCATGTGGTCAATGAACGACTTTATCGGGCCGCTGATTTACGTCTACAGCGTGGACAAATACCCGATTGCACTGGCTCTGAAAATGTCCATCGACGTCACCGAAGGTGCGCCGTGGAACGAAATTCTGGCAATGGCGAGCATCTCCATTCTGCCATCCATCATTGTCTTCTTCCTGGCACAGCGCTACTTCGTACAGGGCGTAACCAGCAGCGGAATTAAAGGTTAA